From Rahnella aceris, a single genomic window includes:
- a CDS encoding Lrp/AsnC family transcriptional regulator produces MYSIDDYDLKILTLLQTNGRLTNQELSELVGLSASQCSRRRIGLEQAQLILGYHARLAPEALDLGMIGLIEVRLINHLPAQVDAFHSMLGEVDSIIDAYKTTGDADYLLKVAVKDLAGLSMLISQILSVHKSVAHVKTSVVLNRLKENGLLTLS; encoded by the coding sequence ATGTACAGCATTGACGATTACGATCTGAAAATTCTGACCTTATTACAAACCAACGGAAGACTGACTAACCAGGAATTAAGCGAGCTGGTCGGACTGTCAGCATCACAGTGTTCACGCCGCCGGATTGGTCTGGAACAGGCACAACTCATTCTCGGTTATCATGCCCGTCTGGCACCGGAAGCCCTCGACTTAGGCATGATTGGTCTGATTGAAGTCAGGCTTATCAATCATTTGCCCGCACAGGTCGATGCATTTCACAGCATGCTGGGCGAAGTCGATTCCATTATTGATGCCTATAAAACCACTGGCGATGCGGATTATTTGCTGAAAGTTGCGGTGAAAGATTTAGCCGGTTTAAGCATGTTGATCAGCCAAATTCTGTCAGTCCATAAAAGTGTCGCCCACGTAAAAACATCGGTAGTGCTTAACCGTTTAAAAGAAAACGGCTTATTGACGCTGAGCTGA